The following coding sequences are from one Danaus plexippus chromosome 13 unlocalized genomic scaffold, MEX_DaPlex mxdp_15, whole genome shotgun sequence window:
- the LOC116770074 gene encoding probable cytochrome P450 301a1, mitochondrial isoform X1, which translates to MSKTVLARQCFFSRPRRQFSTSSVKRTSTSPQRYNMSEPAVRSGNVKKFSDIPGPLALPIMRHHAHVLPRIGCFHHTVGLGLLEGLQQRYGDLVRFAKATRSRPVLYVFDPELMKEVYDSNMTVSPQWSQSPLNEHRKNADTKCPMQSDESKAVWTALRTLLQDDSFLRNFDKAFDDIAVDVTRRLEGLRHAGNALNEELQTEIYRWAIEIIGVLIFGMRLGCLDGNVHVPTEENRNPEKTSMDDHIKYLCSLTKKSERDLSPAERFVRCSLDVANENYLVRSEDTLRQESETFNEALKTFDKHYSLTDHFLVRALENLNNEELKAEQVLLNKLRPLERRILPLAADAFLAGVDPLAQTAISMLYELSLHAARQQRVHDEAGWARAVRGEGLAAPDMPYAAACVREALRLYPATGGVVRRSVGELSVAGYEVPEGVDIVLAHGVSSKLEKEWGRAKSFIPERWHSDGWRPLNASRAHRCASMPFGQTCPAAGVVNKMLSSLAIRVLDTYRIEWHGAAPRVTAAGVNKIQRPYYFVLQNAG; encoded by the exons ATGTCTAAAACTGTGCTCGCTAGACAATGCTt TTTCTCTCGTCCGAGACGACAGTTTTCAACGTCGTCTGTTAAAAGGACGTCGACATCGCCACAGCGTTACAACATGTCTGAACCCGCTGTGAGATCTGGAAATGTCAAAAAGTTCTCAGACATACCAGGACCTTTGGCTCTTCCCATCATGAGACATCACGCCCACGTTCTGCCGAGGATCG GGTGTTTCCATCACACCGTTGGCCTGGGTCTGCTGGAAGGTCTGCAACAGCGCTACGGGGACCTCGTCCGTTTCGCCAAAGCAACTCGCTCTCGACCCGTACTATACGTCTTCGATCCCGAACTCATGAAAGAG gtGTATGATAGTAACATGACGGTATCGCCACAGTGGAGTCAGTCACCTCTCAACGAACACAGGAAGAACGCTGACACGAAATGCCCGATGCAGAG CGACGAAAGTAAAGCTGTATGGACGGCGCTGCGGACGCTGTTACAGGATGACTCGTTCCTTAGAAACTTTGATAAGGCCTTCGATGACATAGCTGTCGACGTTACACGGAG ACTGGAAGGTCTGAGACACGCAGGGAACGCGCTCAACGAAGAACTACAAACAGAAATTTACCGCTGGGCGATAGAGATCATCGGCGTCTTGATTTTTGGGATGCGGTTGGGATGTCTGGATGGAAATGTTCATGTGCCCACAGAAGAGAACAG GAATCCAGAGAAGACTTCAATGGACGATCACATCAAATATCTCTGTTCGCTTACAAAAAAAAGCGAACGAGATCTGTCTCCGGCCGAGAGGTTCGTGCGGTGCTCTCTAGACGTCGCCAACGAAAACTATTTGGTGCGAAGCGAAGATACTCTGAGACAGGAGTCAGAGACGTTCAACGAGGCCTTGAAGACCTTCGACAAACATTACAG CCTCACAGACCACTTTCTGGTTCGAGCGTTAGAGAACCTCAATAATGAGGAACTCAAAGCCGAACAAGTGCTTTTAAACAAACTGCGTCCGTTGGAGAGGCGAATATTGCCACTCGCTGCAGACGCGTTCCTGGCTGGCGTTGATCCA TTGGCGCAGACGGCGATCAGCATGCTGTACGAGCTGTCGCTGCACGCCGCCCGCCAGCAGCGCGTGCACGACGAGGCGGGCTGGGCGCGCGCGGTCCGCGGCGAGGGGCTGGCGGCGCCGGACATGCCGTACGCGGCGGCCTGCGTCCGGGAGGCGCTCAGGCTGTACCCGGCCACGGGGGGGGTCGTGAGGCGCAGCGTCGGCGAGCTGAGCGTCGCCGGGTACGAGGTGCCCGAAGGG gtGGACATAGTGCTCGCTCATGGGGTTTCAAGTAAATTAGAGAAGGAATGGGGAAGAGCGAAGTCGTTTATACCGGAGCGCTGGCACAGCGACGGCTGGCGGCCGCTGAACGCGTCCCGGGCTCATCGCTGCGCCTCCATGCCGTTCGGCCAGACCTGCCCGGCGGCTGGAGTCGTGAACAAAATGCTCTCGAGCCTCGCGATACGAGTCCTGGACACATACAGGATCGAGTGGCACGGCGCGGCGCCGCGCGTCACCGCGGCCGGCGTCAACAAGATACAGCGGCCATACTACTTCGTGCTGCAGAACGCCGGGTGA
- the LOC116770074 gene encoding probable cytochrome P450 301a1, mitochondrial isoform X2 has protein sequence MSKTVLARQCFFSRPRRQFSTSSVKRTSTSPQRYNMSEPAVRSGNVKKFSDIPGPLALPIMRHHAHVLPRIGCFHHTVGLGLLEGLQQRYGDLVRFAKATRSRPVLYVFDPELMKEVYDSNMTVSPQWSQSPLNEHRKNADTKCPMQSDESKAVWTALRTLLQDDSFLRNFDKAFDDIAVDVTRRLEGLRHAGNALNEELQTEIYRWAIEIIGVLIFGMRLGCLDGNVHVPTEENRNPEKTSMDDHIKYLCSLTKKSERDLSPAERFVRCSLDVANENYLVRSEDTLRQESETFNEALKTFDKHYSLTDHFLVRALENLNNEELKAEQVLLNKLRPLERRILPLAADAFLAGVDPTAISMLYELSLHAARQQRVHDEAGWARAVRGEGLAAPDMPYAAACVREALRLYPATGGVVRRSVGELSVAGYEVPEGVDIVLAHGVSSKLEKEWGRAKSFIPERWHSDGWRPLNASRAHRCASMPFGQTCPAAGVVNKMLSSLAIRVLDTYRIEWHGAAPRVTAAGVNKIQRPYYFVLQNAG, from the exons ATGTCTAAAACTGTGCTCGCTAGACAATGCTt TTTCTCTCGTCCGAGACGACAGTTTTCAACGTCGTCTGTTAAAAGGACGTCGACATCGCCACAGCGTTACAACATGTCTGAACCCGCTGTGAGATCTGGAAATGTCAAAAAGTTCTCAGACATACCAGGACCTTTGGCTCTTCCCATCATGAGACATCACGCCCACGTTCTGCCGAGGATCG GGTGTTTCCATCACACCGTTGGCCTGGGTCTGCTGGAAGGTCTGCAACAGCGCTACGGGGACCTCGTCCGTTTCGCCAAAGCAACTCGCTCTCGACCCGTACTATACGTCTTCGATCCCGAACTCATGAAAGAG gtGTATGATAGTAACATGACGGTATCGCCACAGTGGAGTCAGTCACCTCTCAACGAACACAGGAAGAACGCTGACACGAAATGCCCGATGCAGAG CGACGAAAGTAAAGCTGTATGGACGGCGCTGCGGACGCTGTTACAGGATGACTCGTTCCTTAGAAACTTTGATAAGGCCTTCGATGACATAGCTGTCGACGTTACACGGAG ACTGGAAGGTCTGAGACACGCAGGGAACGCGCTCAACGAAGAACTACAAACAGAAATTTACCGCTGGGCGATAGAGATCATCGGCGTCTTGATTTTTGGGATGCGGTTGGGATGTCTGGATGGAAATGTTCATGTGCCCACAGAAGAGAACAG GAATCCAGAGAAGACTTCAATGGACGATCACATCAAATATCTCTGTTCGCTTACAAAAAAAAGCGAACGAGATCTGTCTCCGGCCGAGAGGTTCGTGCGGTGCTCTCTAGACGTCGCCAACGAAAACTATTTGGTGCGAAGCGAAGATACTCTGAGACAGGAGTCAGAGACGTTCAACGAGGCCTTGAAGACCTTCGACAAACATTACAG CCTCACAGACCACTTTCTGGTTCGAGCGTTAGAGAACCTCAATAATGAGGAACTCAAAGCCGAACAAGTGCTTTTAAACAAACTGCGTCCGTTGGAGAGGCGAATATTGCCACTCGCTGCAGACGCGTTCCTGGCTGGCGTTGATCCA ACGGCGATCAGCATGCTGTACGAGCTGTCGCTGCACGCCGCCCGCCAGCAGCGCGTGCACGACGAGGCGGGCTGGGCGCGCGCGGTCCGCGGCGAGGGGCTGGCGGCGCCGGACATGCCGTACGCGGCGGCCTGCGTCCGGGAGGCGCTCAGGCTGTACCCGGCCACGGGGGGGGTCGTGAGGCGCAGCGTCGGCGAGCTGAGCGTCGCCGGGTACGAGGTGCCCGAAGGG gtGGACATAGTGCTCGCTCATGGGGTTTCAAGTAAATTAGAGAAGGAATGGGGAAGAGCGAAGTCGTTTATACCGGAGCGCTGGCACAGCGACGGCTGGCGGCCGCTGAACGCGTCCCGGGCTCATCGCTGCGCCTCCATGCCGTTCGGCCAGACCTGCCCGGCGGCTGGAGTCGTGAACAAAATGCTCTCGAGCCTCGCGATACGAGTCCTGGACACATACAGGATCGAGTGGCACGGCGCGGCGCCGCGCGTCACCGCGGCCGGCGTCAACAAGATACAGCGGCCATACTACTTCGTGCTGCAGAACGCCGGGTGA